One Festucalex cinctus isolate MCC-2025b chromosome 1, RoL_Fcin_1.0, whole genome shotgun sequence genomic region harbors:
- the LOC144010558 gene encoding uncharacterized protein LOC144010558 translates to MSARTTPKDEEEHFGVKEENEQHLQPLDDVCEQPRIVLHAADVGEKYLRPDEQDVKPPHVKKEEEHPHIEEEEKPVRVKEEEVEDDVTKSPPTFAPLKGEDEDKGESEEDGGAELPSSSSTQHMTTEDVGEKYLCLDEQEVKSHVEEEEEHPYFKEEKKTLCVKKEEVEDDVTKSPMTFAPLKSEDEVKGESEEGRGAELPNSISTPQNMIPESDADHWGPSKAKSDDIRSLSSNDDDNDDNLDGNGDRSCHTDGKSWECSHCGKTLSRKGSLTIHLRRHTGEKTFSCLDCGKSFSDKSYLTKHTRTHTGEKPFSCLDCGKSFSSKSHLTTHTRRHTGEKPFSCLDCGKSFSCKSDLTRHTRIHTGEKPFPCSDCGKSFFDKSNFKAHTRRHTGEKPFSCSDCGKRYFAKWDLKKHTKSHTGERPFACAHCGKGFSYKSSLTAHIRSHSGEKTFSCSDCGQSFSRRSALTTHKRIHTGEKPFSCSDCGKSFSLKSNLTRHTRRHTGEKPFSCSDCGQSFSSKSNLTTHTRTHTGEKHFSCSDCGKSFSRKPELTIHTRRHTGEKLFSCSDCGKSFFDKSNLKAHKRTHTGEKPFSCSDCGKRFSDQSCFNKHTRSHGAKEPFSCGVCAKRFSSKYLAERHECAGENSSHL, encoded by the exons aatatcttcgtcctgacgaaCAGGACGTGAAGCCTCCtcatgttaaaaaggaggaagaacatcctcacatcgaagaggaggaaaagcccgttcgtgtcaaagaggaggaggttgaggatgatgtcaccaagtcgccaccgaccttcgcccctttaaagggtgaagatgaagacaagggtgagagtgaggaggatGGCGGGGCGGAgcttccaagcagcagctcaactcaACACATGACGACAGAAG atgtCGGCGAAAAATATCTTTGTCTTGATGAACAGGAGGTGAAGTCTCAtgtggaagaggaggaagagcatccatattttaaagaagaaaaaaagaccctttgcgtcaaaaaggaggaggttgaggatgacgtcaccaagtcaccaatgaccttcgcccctttaaagagtgaagacgaagtcaagggtgagagtgaggagggcagaggggcggagcttccaaacagcatctcaactcctcaaaacatgattccagaaagtgatgcagaccactggggaccatcaaaagcaaaaagtgatgacataaggtccctttcttctaatgatgatgacaatgatgataatctggatGGTAATGGTGACAGGTCATGTCACACTGACGGCAAATCTTgggaatgttctcactgtgggaaaacattgagtagAAAAGGAAGTTTGACaattcacttgagaagacacactggggaaaaaactttttcttgtttagattgtggcaaaagcttctctgacaagtcatatttaacaaaacatacaagaacacacactggggaaaaacctttttcttgtttagattgtggcaaaagcttctcttcgaagtcacatttaacaacacatacaagaagacacactggggaaaaacctttttcttgtttagattgtggcaaaagcttctcttgcaagtcagatttaacaagacatacaagaatTCACacaggcgagaaaccttttccttgctcagattgtggcaaaagcttctttgacAAGTCGAATTTCAaagcacatacaagaagacacactggcgagaaacccttttcttgctcagattgtggaaaacgtTACTTTGCCaagtgggatttaaaaaaacacacaaagtcacacactggggaaagacCTTTTGCTTGTGCACACTGTGGCAAAGGCTTCTCTTACAAGTcatctttaacagcacatataaGAAGCCACAGTGGCGAGAaaactttttcttgctcagattgtggccaaAGCTTCTCTCGcaggtcagctttaacaacacataaaagaatccatactggcgagaaacccttttcttgctcagattgtggcaaaagcttctctttgaagtctaatttaacaagacatacaagaagacacactggcgagaaacctttttcttgctcagattgtggccaaagcttctcttcgaagtcaaatttaacaacacatacaagaacacacactggggaaaaacatttttcttgctcagattgtggcaaaagcttctcccgGAAGCCAGAATTAacgatacatacaagaagacacactggtgagaaacttTTTTCTTGCtccgattgtggcaaaagcttctttgacAAGTCGAATTTAAAAGCACataaaagaacacacactggcgaaaaacctttttcttgctcagattgtggaaaacgcTTCTCTGACCAATCATGtttcaacaaacacacaagatcACATGGTgcgaaggaaccattcagttgcggtgtttgtgctaaaagattctcttctaaatatcttgctgagagacacgagtgtgctggtgagaatagcagccatctttga